The Lates calcarifer isolate ASB-BC8 linkage group LG24, TLL_Latcal_v3, whole genome shotgun sequence sequence ATATAAGAGCATCAAATACCCATTGGCAATCGTCTGTGGTGTAAATATCTCACTCCAGGATGTCAGTTTCAAAAGGGACCAGATGGTAGTAGGAAAGGTTGGTGACATACGCTTCTGTTTCCTCATCACACACGTCTGCTTCCATTGGCAAAAACTCTGTTCCATCCTCATACCTGGCAAGAAAGTTACAGATATGTTACTTCAAGGACAGAACAGACCCATGTAGTCTCACCTAGGAATCAAAAGTGTTATGCCTTTCATCTGAAGCCCTGTGTTAATTGTGTACATCATCCCATTTTTTGTCAGTATAAGGTCAGACTACTGCAGTGGTAAAAATTTGAGCTATTTAAGAGTGATGTAAAGTCTTGTTTTGTGTCAAGTACCCAGAGGAATGTGTTCCTCTGTTGTTTCCTACACACACCCAGGGAAGGAAGAGGTGCACAGACACACTTCCTGTGGTGCATAAAGAGGGGTGGAGGGTCCTAGGGTTGGTTAGCATTTAAGGACTTCTTCACTCCTCAAAGCACTTACTGTACATTGAAGAGCAAACATGGAAATCCTTCTATGTGGAAACCAAGAAAGGAATTTGCGCTATGCTGCTAACAGCTTTGTGCAAATGGGGTATAACACAGGTTCTAATCAGGGTCTTGGAGTCAGAGTAACGTCCACTATACTGCCATAATGACGGAAActggaaagagacagaaatactgGGGAGTGGTCTTAATACTTACGTATGTTCCACTGAGTCAGTGGATGAAGgtctctccttttcttcagGGATACTGTGATCAAATACGATGGTTTCTGTATTGGCCAGACAGAATCCATTAGACCGCATGATTTCTGAAAGGTACAAAGTGCAAGATTACATCACCTGTTAAATCATCATGACATAAGGGGTGTTATAATGACATCCACAGTTGTGTTACAACAGAGTACCACACACAAACCTGATATCTTGATTGGACTCTGAAAACATGGCTGGATTCTGTGCACTTTGTCATTCCTCAGCACCTGGTCCAGCGGCGACCGCTCAAAGAATGTCAGCATCACCTCTGACCTGGAATACTGCAGAGCCAGAGTTTTTAGTAGGTTACAGTGGTCTACATGGCCGCAACTTTCCCACAATCCATCTTTTAGTCCCCAGAGAGAATGAGGTGTCATGACAATTGTCTAATGCACAGGGAATATAATAGGGCATTGATATAAGATATAATTTGAAGGCTAACACTTGAATGACCTACCTTGCATGGCATGTTGATAGCATTCTTCAATAGTCTCTCCACCTCGTTCAGTTTCTCCTCAATGTCATTTGCCTCTTTGATTTTTACAAGCCCTGAAACACACGCATAAATATAGTATGGATATTTTTTCTTATATACTGAGTTACTAGTTTATCAGGTACAAGTGTCTAATTGAACACAACTGCTCTGCAGTCAATCTTATCTTTGTACAGCTTGTAATTGtcaggttttgttgttgtagtgtgTAATTtctagccatgctagcagcataACTCAAAGGATGGGTTCCATGgaattattggatggattgccatgataTTTCATGCAAATATTCTGGTCTCTGCATGACAATTTTTAATAACTCTGGTGATTACTCAGTTGTTCATTTGGTATCATCATCAGGCCAAAAATAATCTAATTTGGCCAATACTTCATTTCATGGCaaaacacctgcaaaactaatcACAATCCCATCaactttactttgtgtttagtgctcattagcaaatgttagcatgccaatGTTAGAACGAGAGACCAAAATGCAAACAAAGTTTCCcacaattaaaatgttaagTATAACTATTTCTGCGCCTGGATGATAAAAAAGGGCAGCTGCTCTGACCATTACCGCCATCAGACTATTATCTATCCATAGGTCAGAACACACAAAGCCAGACAGGGTTGAATTTATCCAAAGTCTTGAAAAAGGTTGCTACGAATGTCAGAGAAAAGGCAGTAGTCTGTTTAATACAGTAACCTTTTTATTAACAATGCCCCTGATATTTACTTCAAGTAGAGGGAGGGAAAAATGGACTACTTATCATTGTCTACAGAACAAGAACACAGAGCACAGTATAAAGTGATGCTGTCAAATTGCCAGTGTAAGTGCTGGTATTTGTATACCAGCAATAATAGCAGAGGAAAGTAATAACAGTGGACAGAGAAGCTACAGAACAATGTCTATGATAACATGTTAATCCTGTATAAAACTAGGAATGTAATTTAAGGACTCGTGGGAGTTTAAAATCAGCACTTTTAGCTATATAAGGTTGCCACCCATGTGAGTAAGCAGTCAGCAAAGCATCATTTACTGCCATGCTGACAAAGGGATGTGGTGAAGAGAATAATGGTGAGGACTGTAGCCAGACTGATGAGCCTCCTGATGTAAGTGCTACAGATGAAACGTAGTCACACAGCGGTTACTGTTACATGGAAGCACTGAGTAAGAAAGCCTAAAGCTACGCGATGCACAGTCACAAGCTCATCCATTTATAATGCCCCACAGTGATGACATCATACCCAGGGGGGTGTGAGGAGCGATTGGGCAGTTATATCATCACTAGGAACCCAGTGAGACTCCCACATAGTCTGAACCTCATACAGCCTCTGGATCATCTTCATGAAATCATTAATCCTCATGATCATTTTGGTGATACGGTGCTAAATATGGAGCCTTGAGAAGCTGTAAGTCTGTGTCAGTAAACATCTTAAATAGGAAAAAGCCTGGATGATAACTTCACCACAGAAAAACTACACtcagttttgttaaatgttactCCTGTAAACAGATTAGTGAAGTTTATTTACTCTTCCTGCCATGTAGGTTGCTAATGTTACAGCATATCCATGGTGGGAATAGCAAGAGTGTTTTATCATATGTAATCAGAGGGTGTGTTTGGAGCTGGTAACAATCATAGCAAGTCCTCTCATCTGTTctcatcatctcatctctcatctcaGCTGTTTTCTCCACCATAGTGTACTGACAGTTTGATAATGGAGTCGAGAGCCAAATATGCAACAGGCTCTGTCCTTTTATCTCTAGACATATTGAAAGTTCAGGAATTATCATTTCTTTGTGTGGGGACAATTTTATTTGGATTCAAAATGATCCAGACAATCATTTTGCATGTGTAAATACCACtgtagcaaaaaataaaataaaatcagaaatgaGGTCTAATGTTTCACACAGACTTCTTCACCTTTTATCGAAATAAAATTATTAAGTTTGCATTAAAGATTTCTTTGTCTATATGCAACAATAaagataataattttaatatGCAGACTGTATAAGCCTTAACATGAACAACAAAATATTCTGGCCTGTTTCATATGCAAAAGAGAAGTATGTGTAGTTATTTTTGCAACAGCTCGGTGCTGATTGTGCAAGATTTAATCAAGTTAACCACAGTGGATATGGTATGTGTAGTTTGACAACGCACATATCTCCAGTTAGAGGCTACAGATTCAACACATACTTGCTGCCATCACACGGTTGCAAAGTTAATCAGCTGACAGACTCTCATATATGCAAGCTTATGCGGATGACAGATGCTGAAAACTATAGCAACTTAAATAAAAGAGATCTGGGTGATTTTAGAGAGCATTACATGACTCATTTGTTTTAGAAATAGCACAGAACATGTGTGTGCGAGTTGCTGACTTGGTCCGAGCAGACAGGCAGCACAAAATACAATCAATCCAGACACCCAAAATTGCAGTGCTCCACTGGATTGCCTGTGACAGTTGTCCTACACACCTCCCCTCCCACTGTGGCACATAGTGAAACACCAAAATagcaaacagacacaggcaataaaaaaaaaacactgtgccTTAGGATGTTACCCCTGAGGCCGTAAacaccatgaaaaaaaaacaccatctACAACGTAACTACAACGTATTCACCTGTGCGTATCTAATCTCTGATTTTCTATGCTTGTTATAATTACAGGGTGGTTCTCTGGAAAATGTCCTcataacagtaaaaacaactaTGTTTTTCCTACCCCAAGTACTATTTCCTCCAACTTCCCATGAAAGAGTCTATTTCCTACAAGGGTTTCCTTGCCACAGTGGTCCTTATGTTATAAATACTTGATCAACAtgttctgtcttctctctgagattattcattcagttcatttaCCCTCCAGCAAAACTATTTTATCCTGGAAGTACCTTTGGCTGTTGCTGGAACATTGGCTTAATTGTTGGTAGTTATCTACTTAATGCAATAAAGTGGTTAAATCTAAGAATGACAGTAATTACATATACACCACTTGTAATGTATGCACCTGCCTTATAgttttttagcttttttgtaATTACATACTAAAGTTACCCATCTCTTAGTTCTCTGACAGCATGCCATGCTGACAAGCCACTCCATTTACTGTATTAGTTGAAATAACACAGTAAAAGTAGGTTTACAGCAGGAACTACACAGTGTCCAAGTCATCCTCAAACACATTATCAAAACAGTCATCAGATGTTGTAAGCACCAGCTATTTCACAGCTATCTTCTGTGTGGATCTGATAAGCGCATGTCAGCAGCATAACACTTTATCATTTAACCACTAACTCGCCTGAGTTTCGTCACCGTGTTATTTCTGTGCGCCTCAGTCAACAAGCAGAGAACATCAAACATCAGTATTCTGTGTGTATAAGTGCCAatactgtttgtgtgtccaaAGTCACTGCCTACCTAATGCACTATATTTACTTAATGGCATTTTTTGgtcacacaaacagcacagagtcaAAGCTCTTTAACTAAACCTCACTGTGGCTGGCCTTACCTCAAGTTTAAAGggacagtttgacattttgagaaacacaaatattcattctcttgctgagagttagagaAGAATGATATCACTCTCATTTCTTAGCTTAGCTCATCATAGAATTTATACTTTTTGGCTTAGTCACACCACTAAATCTCTCTCATTAACATGTTCATTAAATCCATACAAGTTTTGGCAAATTActtgaaaaattaaataaattactcAGTACCTATTACTCATTGAAACTGTAATTACATTACTTTATTAAAGCTTCAATATGCAAGTTCTTGAAATTAAGCTTGCACAAGCCATTTGCCCAATTTGAAAGCAAAccactctgctcctccctcctctaATAAGCTGATACTAGCTTGAAGCCTCAGTGCGAGAGGAGTAGTAGACCAGAGGAACATTCACTTATTGATTGACAACCGTGAGCTTCCACCCATGACCTTTCTGATTGGTTAGAAGGGCGAGGCTCACTCAAACACTAGAGGGGAATATTTCTGCACCTCTGCCAGTCTGGGTCTCAAAAGCCTTTGGCAGCACCCACAGTCAGACTGACCATCGGGTATACCCAGACAAATCCCGGCAGACTGCAGCATCAGCGAGCCTGTGGACTGTCAAAAAATCCCCTCACCCCCAGGACTGACCAACATGCTGATTCATAACCATTCATTAGCAAACTATTGAGAATTTTTATGAAGGGAGCAGAGAATATGTGTAAGTGGGAGTGATGGTCAGACACAGCCTGTATCTACATTCCTCGATTATATTTGGTTCACATGGAATGTGAGcaatcacttcctgtctgcgCTCACTCTGGGGTCACATGTAAGGTAAATGTGATGAGGCCTTTGCAGACCAGAGGGACTAAATATGGGAAGTCCGCTTCTCTCCCAGtcaccctgtctctctctcatcatgACATAAGTCTGAAAGTCTGCATGCCCTCCCTGTTGCCTGGGTGCAGcaaagaaacaggaaaacatgagCAGAGCCAGAAACTGGAGCATAGTGGACTGAGAAAGGCCAGAGCTACGTTTTTGTGTCACGGTCTTTCAAAGTGAGTGGCAATTAGAAGGGATGCAAATGAAATATTGAACAGAGGTAGGAATTTGGGAAAGGCCATTAAGAGAATGTTATTAACCCTGTGGTTTGCTATCCATCAATAAAACTGTCAAACCAGCTGGAGTCATTCCTAAAGTAACACCGACGTCTGCTTCAGCACTGATATCACAGTCCCATTTATCATTTAGCTGTAATGAGGATATGACAGGCAACAGacggttaaaaaaaagaagtgaaaagtgAGTCATGAGATCAGAGATGTCTCTTCCCAAAATGCACTGCACACTGTGCTGGCAGAGGCAAAGCAGCGAGCTGTCAACAAATCTGTCAGCTATTTCAGTGCCTGGACAGGAAGCAAAGCTTTCCAATTGCCACTAAAGGGATGTTTCCAAAACATTCATATAGACCCAGTGGGTAGAGACAAAAGGGCAGTGCCAAGGAGACTGTATGGGGGAGATCATACAGACAGAACAAGCTGGGAGCACTGCCAAACCCACTGGCAATGCCAGGGCACCACAGTGTCAGAACCAAACCATGAGGGCCATAGTTTCATCCTGCATCCTTTCATCCTATCGCCAAACAGAACTCTGCTGTAGAATTAAACAATATGGCACTGGTAGAAGATGTCACAACATTGATGGTTGATGATGATGTActattttctcaaaataaaataatcaggCATCTTGTTCTGATTTTTGAAAGTACTTTAAGACAAACTATATTTAACATGTAATAGCTTTAAAATTCTTTCCTTTCAGCTTTGGGAAAATGCATTTGTCAGAATATTTGAtgggtttttaaatgttttttgtgacaTTAGAAGTAGGAgaacttttatttaaattcaaaaaccaccaaattaagagattcatttttttgttgGATAGCAATGACATGTAGATATGTCTGAGTAAAACAAAGTGCAGAAGGATGTGCTGATGATAATTGTGCAGCAGTGATAAATGCCTGAGCCTGGGGTAGCACAAACAGCTGTCACCTCACGGCTGGGAATACATCATATCAGAGCCTTGGTCTTTTTTGTGCAAAGTGTGCACAGTTtccctgtgcttgtgtgtccAAAGCACCTGCATTAGTTATTATGAATGTTTCTGCCATTGCCTTTGATCAATATAGCTTCATAAGTGGGGGTTGGTTCCTGAGAACCAGATAATAGCTGCCCAAACAGCCCAGTAACATTCACTGCTCCCAAAGAGTTATGATGCATCAGATGCAGAGAGCAAATTCCCACATGGAAATCCATGTTGGTAGTTTTGGTATTTTCCCACAGGAAACCAAATTTCAGGCACCAAAGAGGTGACCTAAATAGCAGTCCTAACAGCTCCCACAGTCTTTTAGGTCCTAAATATTGACAAGGGTTAGAAACATGCTGTCAGCATGTTGGTTTTGTGGTCTACAGGCTATGTGATAGCTCTGCTAATGTGACATCCTAAAGTGGACTTTGTCAATTATTAAGCTGTCCAAACAAAAGCATGTAAATCCAGGCTCTGAGGCAATTTTGTTCAGATTAGCCCTAAAGCCATATTGATTATGGTAACTATGTTTTACTGTCTTTCATTTAGCTTCCTCAAACACCATGAATCGTCATCTTAATACTTAGACTACTAGTTATGATGTGATGCCCAATTGTACTATCTGCATAAGGCCAAAGCTTATGTTTCTGGAGAGAAATTCCCTCACTTaaacatttagaaatgttttataGCTTTACCTCACACAGCTGACACTGCAACAGTGTCTGATTGTAATCcacaaaaatgtgaagaaaaaaacagcagctgttgtgCTATCTGAGGCTAAATGTAAACAGGAATATGATTTTGCAGGGGTCTTCCTGTTTAAACCAAAGCAATGTTTTCCTCCACCAGGGAACTCTATCAGAAAGAAGCAAAATCTACACTTGACAGTGAGTCCAAAAAGCAATCAGTAATGAAACAGTAGCTGTACCAAGGTGCATTTATGTCGCAGCAAGGTAGGAAAGAATTTTACTGATGAGCCAAAATTACTCTGATAGACAAAAACTTAATCACTGATCATTTTGATAGTAAAAAGTGCCAGATAAATTTGAGGATTTGCTGTGTAATAGTTGatcaatgaaaacaatcattagctgcagccctggaGTAAACAGTTGTGCAGATGAGGAGAAAGTTTGGGGTGGGTGGCAGCCACCGCTTGTGCATACGGCCCCATAATTTGTGGCTGAGCCCCTGATCGTAATCTAAATATAATTTGTGATACTCTATTGCTGTAAAGGCCACATTCTGTTATTTCCCTTCATACCAACCTTCTATCAGTGGAGACTTGGATAGGTCTCTTCTGTCCTCAGGGAAGGATTCTACAAGTCTTTTAAAAAGCCGACCCAGATCGGAATAACTCCGGTGCAAGTATAAAATGTTCCTGTCGGACCACTCAGTCCTGATCTCGAAaaactcctcttcctctccccgCTGGCTGATGATGAGTCTCCGGATCCCGTTGACCCAGCAGTCCCGGACGAACATGTTGACCAGCGATGTCCCTTCAAACACAGCCGATGCCATATCCTCAGACGTCAGTCCACGGGCATGCTGGGGCGGGTCGGAGGACAGCTCGGATCTGAGGACTGGGGAAGTAAAGGGCGCaggaatgtgaaaataaaaaggaaagacAACTTCGGTAACTTTTCGGTGAGTCCACTCTCAGCGGTCTGACGGCAGTGtgtgggagcaggaggaggatgatcATTGCGTTTGCTCAGCCCATCACAGGCGTAATCTCAACGTGGCatgatttagaaaaaaaatagacTATACTTTAGAGTCAGAGATAACGCCCCTGCAAATTGATTTGGCTGTATGACAGTTTACTATCGCGTCCtcgattttttaaaaagatctATAAAATTGTTACATCTCTCAAAGTAAAGCGCTGCTCCCTTGTCTAGCCTGTTTCCTAAATCCAAAGCGTTTCACTTCACACTGTCTGAATATGCAGTTCCTTTTCTTTCAACACagtttcctcccctctcctctcctctcctctcctcgccgtcctccctccttccttcccccTCCTTGTCAACAGGGTATTATTATGCAAAGGCTGCAAAgggctgcaaaaacaaaactgtccaTCTCCTCCAGGAAAAAAGTTCctccactcttttttttttcttttatttcttcagCCAGCTATTAGTGACCCTGCATTTTGATGCCACGTCTTCCTAAAATCTGAAGGCTATACACTTAATCTTCAAATGAGATGTTTGGAAATAACCGCAGGAACAAATTCTTAGAAGAGGCTGCTGAAATGCAATCTCAAGTCCAACAACTGAAATCAAGAAGCATTAACATTTGCCTATGCAGGATTTTCAGTTTCTGGCCTCATATAACTCTAGCCTCCACAAAAAGTACTACTATTTTAGCCAAATTTTAGCCATGGCAAGAAAAAGATGCACTGCAGCCTGTTATTTGTCTCTTGTCAGGGTGACCAAAAAAGGAGCAGATTTGTTCCGCATTGCTCCATTGAGCAGGACACTAATGTTTCACTGAGTGAAGAGGCAGAGACCAGTAAAAGAGCTTTACAGGAAACCATGGCCAAGTGAAGTAATGACGATTCAGCTGTAATTAACTACTGCACTGTAGGGAAAAGGACTGTCTGCATATTCTGGTAAAAGCAATTCATAACAATATGATACAGGAAATATCATGTTAATTGCAAGTAAAAGTAAACTGTAAAACACTtcttactgcacacacacacagatgcacatgtgCAGTGGTAGTGTGACAGCAGAAAATCTTGGCTGAAAACTTAAAATGGTACAGCTGAGATCAGAGAAAGCAATGTAGCTCTGATGGgaacattacattttatgagACAGAGCAGATGGTAGGTGCAAAAGTCTGCCTTCATGCTGCCTTTTGACCTTGCAATTGCACCTTAGTGAGTGTTTCAGTCTAACTATGGCAAAAGTAAGTGCTCTGAATAAGGAAATGCCACCCTTCAGGAAAATATAAAGTTTCAATTTGCCACATTTAAATGTCCAAAAGAGATCTCCTTCACATTTGACAGGTTTATATTCAGCTGTTTCATGGTTCCTTGTTGCCTACATAGCTGATGTCTACGTAGAGAAAATGCTGCTACggcacagaaaaagaaatgttctgATAATGTGGATTTAGTGATGGATTCACTGCTTATCTGGAAGTTCCACATTATCAACCACATATAACATTTCACTACGCGCTTCACGTCATGTTACTTCCATGTAATTTTCAGTTCTACTGTTTGATTCTCAAGTTGTCTGAAAAGTGTATGCCACTTACtgagagtattttttttttttaattttccccATTCTGGGAATATCCACAACctggaaaatgaaaaccagTAAGAGTAGAAAGCATGTTTGAGTACTTCTTTATGGTATTATACTCATATTCAAAATGgagatgagatgaaaataaTGGAAGAACTAAGTCTTGCTTTATGAGAGTATTTTCTGAAGCAACATGCTAATACAAAACATAAGCTTCAAACAGGCTTTTAGTGTGATTTTGCAGTACTTCAGTTTTGTGGTACTTGGCTCCCCAGTGTACTTCATGACAGTTGAGTATATTGAATTTGGAAAATGTCCTAGGAAACGTTACAAATGCTATGGAGCAGTGCATGAACGCAAAATTGCAGGATAGCTCATCTCAGTGGTTCTTTAGAGCAAGAACTGAGCCCCCGCAGATATCACTGTTCACACAGTACTAACTATTTACCTGTATCAGTATAATAGAAGAAATTACACAGTGGGAAGAAAATTACGGTGATGCACTGTAATAATAAGTTGCCAAATTTAATGGTCTGTCTTTACtcacacaaaaccaaaccatTAATAGACAGATACTTTAGTGTGGTACACATTTGGGATTAGGTTATGCTGTAATGCCTGAGTTCAACTGAGTTTTTACTAATGACTGATTCCAGAGAAATCAGTTGGATTCCACTTTAACTGGCTGGT is a genomic window containing:
- the pxdc1b gene encoding PX domain-containing protein 1 gives rise to the protein MASAVFEGTSLVNMFVRDCWVNGIRRLIISQRGEEEEFFEIRTEWSDRNILYLHRSYSDLGRLFKRLVESFPEDRRDLSKSPLIEGLVKIKEANDIEEKLNEVERLLKNAINMPCKYSRSEVMLTFFERSPLDQVLRNDKVHRIQPCFQSPIKISEIMRSNGFCLANTETIVFDHSIPEEKERPSSTDSVEHTYEDGTEFLPMEADVCDEETEAYVTNLSYYHLVPFETDILE